Within the Verrucomicrobiia bacterium genome, the region TCCTTTACCTCCGTGGCGCATAAGTGCGAGGGCGTGTTCGAGTCATTGAACATGATCACGCGCATGCTGTTGAACAAGTTTATCAACCAGGGATCGCCGCAGTACGCATGACATGGCTACTCTGCCCCAACTTATCGAGGAGGATATCCAGCAGGTCGACGCGGCCTTGCGGGAGTTGCTGAAGCACACGGAGGCAACCACCGCGATCATCATCGACAAGGGCGGATTCCTGATCACGCACCAGGGCGACGCGCGGCAGTTTGACCTGACCACGATCGCTGCGCTGGCATCGGGCGCCTACCTGGCGAACCAGACCATTGCCAACCTGGTCAACGAAACCAATTTCAACAGCGTTTATCAACAGGGCGAAAATTTCAGCATGTTCGCGCTCTGCGTGGATGAGCACTGCCTCCTGGTGGTGATCTTCCGGGCGGAACTCAGCGTTGGCGCCATCAAGTATTTCGCAATGCCGGCCGCTGAGAAGATTGCGGAACAGATGAAGATGGCTCGCGAACGGGAACCCGGAACCGGTCTTGACCTTTCAGTTTTGAACCTCGCTGATCCAAGCGAGGTCTTTAAACGCAAAGCCGCGCCTCCTCGCGGCCATTGATTTCGAAGCGACAGCGGCAGGCGTTAAGCGTGACCTGTGAATCCGAACGCCGCTGCTATCGCTTCGTCTTTTTTTTCCAGTCACGCCACCTTCGCGAGATCCCGGGCCTTGCCCGTCTGGCCGCGCAAACGTGCAATGACACCGGGCAGGTGCTTGATCAGGTAATCGAGCTCGGCATCGTTGTTGTAAATTCCAAAACTGAATCGAATGCTCGCACGGGCGCGAGCCGCCGTGCATCCCATTGCCATCAATACGTGCGAGGGATCGAGCGAACCCGAAGTGCAGGCCGAACCGCTTGAAACGCAGATTCCGAGTTGATCCAGCGCGAGCAGCAGCTGCTCGGCTTCAATTCCACTGAACGACAGGTTGGCCGTGTTCGGAAGGCGATTCTGCTTGGAACCGTTCCGCACTGTTCCACTCACGTGCTTCAACATTTCGCTTTCCAGGCGATCCCGCATTGCGCGAACGCGGGTGTTTTCGTCTTTCAAATGCGCCATCGCGAGTTCCGCGGCGCGGCCAAATCCGGCAATGTAGGGAACGTTTTCCGTCCCGCCGCGGCGTCCCTGTTCCTGTCCCCCGCCCGTGACAAACGGCGCGTATTTTAGTTTGTGGCGCAGGTACAACAGCCCCACGCCCTTCGGCGCATTCAACTTGTGCGCAGACAGCGAAAGCATGTCCACACCGAGATCCTGCACATCAATCTTCAACTTCCCCGGAACCTGCACGGCATCCGTGTGAAACGTCACGCCCTTGCTGCGGCAAATTGCGGCGAGCTCCTCGATCGG harbors:
- a CDS encoding roadblock/LC7 domain-containing protein produces the protein MATLPQLIEEDIQQVDAALRELLKHTEATTAIIIDKGGFLITHQGDARQFDLTTIAALASGAYLANQTIANLVNETNFNSVYQQGENFSMFALCVDEHCLLVVIFRAELSVGAIKYFAMPAAEKIAEQMKMAREREPGTGLDLSVLNLADPSEVFKRKAAPPRGH
- the nifS gene encoding cysteine desulfurase NifS; translated protein: MTQQQTFYFDNNATTRVAPEVIDAMTPFFRDLWGNPSSVYGFGRQVNRHIEKAREKVAALINAEPREIVFTSCGTESNNSAIHSALVTHPSRRHILTTAVEHSANIKFCAALKKQGYDITLFPVEPDGSLDIHLFEKAIRSDTAVVSVMWANNETGVLFPIEELAAICRSKGVTFHTDAVQVPGKLKIDVQDLGVDMLSLSAHKLNAPKGVGLLYLRHKLKYAPFVTGGGQEQGRRGGTENVPYIAGFGRAAELAMAHLKDENTRVRAMRDRLESEMLKHVSGTVRNGSKQNRLPNTANLSFSGIEAEQLLLALDQLGICVSSGSACTSGSLDPSHVLMAMGCTAARARASIRFSFGIYNNDAELDYLIKHLPGVIARLRGQTGKARDLAKVA